The stretch of DNA AAAAAACATTGTCATGCATGTAACAGAGTGAGTTGCAAGAGGAGTGCAATAGGTCATTATTAATAACTGTGTAACTCAAATGATTTAACATCTGCTTGAGCATATATCACAAGGCAAATAATACTTTGCTTCTTCAGCACACATTATGCATACATTTAAAAAGCACTTAAGAAAACAATGTAACAAAAGCATGACAACAGTCAAGTGGTTCTCTTTTCAACACAACGAGGTCATTTCCTTTAAGGAATGTTAGTGAAGATGCTCCTGCACCTCATCAAGCCTCCTCCACCAATCTGCTCTCATTCTTCTTCACTGAAAAGGATAATTACTTATGATAAATAATACAACTGATAGCCCGAAACTAGACGGTGATGTATAGTAATCATAGCCCGATCTCTATGTAACCACAGAAACATACTATCCATATCTTGCATGGAGCCTTCACTAAGCTGTCCCCTGGACCTCCACGCTATCGGTGTCCCCAGCGCCGGTCTCCTCTGCCCCGCAGGGCTCCCTGGGCTGGGTCAGGCTGTCCATGGccgagaggatagaggagaagaggtgCTCTGAGTGAGTCTCCAACGCCCTGGACTGCCTCTCAATAAGACCAAGGGTCTCTTTCAGAACTGGGGGACATAAGAGGAAGAGAGTAGTATAGGGAAGAAAAatgaaaagaggaagagaaaaaagaaatGGAAAGCTTTAGTGACTGCCAGACATCTACAGTATACCAGTGTTAGCTGTTAAACTGACACGTATGAGACCTGAAACCAAGACAAGCTCGCCACTGTTAGCAGACAGGAAATGTTACCCTTTGATCAAGGTAGCATTCACACAAACATGTAAGCTAATCATGTAATGTCATTTGAATTTGGAGCCCTTTACAAAACAGGCAACGCCCAGTTCAAGAGTCTCAGATGTTGCTGTGTCACGCAACTCATTTGACTCTCCCTTTAGTAAAGGAGCACAAGCATATTTCAGAATTCACAAAGGGAAATAGAGTAGGGTGGCGTGTTGGCCTCATCGTCttctttcagtaaaaaaaaacataacacttCCACAACCTTTACTATGAAGGAGTCTGGTCTGACAGGCTGATCCGCTTGAGTTGAGATCGGGGTCATTGCTGTGTGAAGGAAGCCTCATTTATCGGTCCTAATAGTCAGGGTGGGTGACACCTGAGATTCAGTAGGTAACAATGAAATAGCTGCAGGCAAAGAGAAACTAGTCAATGATGGAAAGCTCACCGGGAGAAGTGGAGGTCATACAACCCAGGAGAAGCTCTCCAGTCTGCAGAACAGAGGTGGTCAGAGGCTGGTGGGCATTTACTTCTCTCTGAAACCTCTATGGAGGGAGAGgcaagggaacgagagagagtgatgagggtGAAAAAGACAaaggggaaaacagagggagtgGGGAGACAGAGGCATATAGAGATAGAAAGATAGcaaaagacagaaataaaaaagagaaaaggGGGCAgagggggttgaataattataaGCCACTTCCCTTCTCCCAAGATACTACGCCAAGAGTTATCACTTTTGAACAAGAACGTGCATTGTACACCCACAGAATAACATATAGAATTGATTTATAGGATCTTTGGGTGTAAACTACGGACCTTATAATCCGCCAGGGAAGACTTGACACTCTCGATGTCCACAGAGGGCGGAGCCAGCACCTCCATCCTCTCCACCACAGTGTACAGCCATTGGATGAGCTCCTCCAGGTTAGAACAGAAGGTCTGATGGGTAAACAGGTTGTCAGTCCCAGAATTAATATCAAACTGCACCACAACCGTTTGTTCGTGGATTTGGATTGAATAGAGGTGAGAcctgtgtactgtacatgtattatgcgttataaactgggtggttcaagccctgaatgctgattggctgacagctgtggtatatcagaccgtatacgacaggtatgacaaaacatttatttttactgctctaaattacgttggtaaccagtttataatatcaatatggcacctctggggtttgtggtatatggccaatataccacagctaagggctgtatccaggcactccacgttgcgtcgtgcataagaacatcccttagccatggtatattggccatataccacaccccctcggcgTTATTGTTTAAATATACCATTATCAACACATTGCATTGATTGTGTAAGGTGTATTGTATTCCATTGTGTTGGGAGGTACTGTATCATattgcattatttatttatttttttacatattggTGGCAGAGGCACACCCTTGTCTTTATATCGCACATAATAAAGCAATTATTTTAGCTCTCTGTCCTTACCTGGATGTGCTGCATGAGGGACTCCCTGTGCCCCTGGTCCCCCTGGCTCCCCCTCTGGAACTCAGGCAGGGTTAGTCCACTCAGCTGGTCCACCATGGCCTCCACCTCTCTCAGACTGGCCCTGCTCACTCCCCTGCCTGCTACCCCAGCCTCCATCCTAGAACCAGAGTTTCTGGCTGCCTGGGAGGATTCCCCACTATGGACCACTTTAGAGACTAAAAGTGTTTGAAGTCAAACATGTTAAGTTAAGAAATATtacaaatacaataaaatactatatattttttaaagcctaCTGAAATGCTGCCACCAACACATACCTTTATTAAAGTATTGAAGCGCTTCAGAAATGGACACCTCTTTCTGCTTCTCatcaccctctctttcttccttttcaTTCTGCTCctgttcttttctctcctcctctgcctcctgttTCTCAGCCAGGGTCATGGAGGACTGGACGGAGGTGGTCCCCCTCTCCAGGGACTCCCAGCTGGCTGTGACAGGCTGACTGAGTTGGgccgtcacctccctgacctgcCGGGACAAACCCCGGAGCTCCTCCAACTGCTCCGGAAGAGACCAGAACTCCTCATCCCAAGCCCCCCCTCTGAGGCACCCTGGCTGGGGAAGGATACTGGTTGTGCGGATGAACGTGGTGGAAGAGGAGATGCCGTGATGGCAGTAGCGACCTTCCCCGATACGATGCAAAGGATCCAGACCACCACCTCCACTACAGTCCAGACTCTCCACGGATAGACCAATAGGGTCCGCAGAGGATAAGGGGCTACTGGAGAGGCGACCATCCGAGGACTTGGGGTGTGAGAGCCCACGCAGCTCAGATGACCTCTGACCTATACCCGGCATCTGCCTCTCCCTAGCCGTCCCCACCCCTGCCGTGCCAGTCAGGGAAAAGTCCAAAGCTGACAGGCTGGTGGAGCTGCAGATGCGGTCCAGGTCTATTCCTGAGTCCTGGAGGTTTGGGTCTGTCTGGATTAGAGGTCCACCCCCTGCATCAGAGGTATCCCACCCACCTACCACCCTACCTGGCCTCAGAGGGTAGGTGTAGTCTAGGAGGGCTTGGTACTCCTTATCAGGGTCCCAGCTCGAAGAGCGTCGGTCtggggaggggggcagggagCTGGGAATGGCGCAGGCCCAGTAGTTGGCCTGGTGGGGGGACATGGTGTGGAGCACAGGGTTGGAGTAGCCCACTGAAGGGCCTACATTTAGATAcatttcccttcctcctccacgtGATTGACAAACTTCACCTGCATCCAATCTCAGCTCTGTCCATCTCTGTCTGGACGGGCGCGAAGGGGGGGTGTAGGAGGGCGAGAGGGGGGATAGCAGAGTGGAGGTCCACTTGGAGTTGAGTGGAGTAGAGAAAGTACGGACCTCCAGGGGTGGGCTGGAGAGGCTGCGTCGGCCAGGCCTGCTGCCAAGGTACGATGAGCTGAAGGTGGGTTCTTCATGTGACAGACCGGTCCTGAGGTCTGACACCCCCAGGGAGGTGCTAAGGTCCTCTCTGGAGGCTGAGCAGGTTGAGATGTTGGCCTGAGAGGGGTTGAAGTTGTCTGGGAACTTCTGTTCAGCCCATCGGGTCTGGAAGTCAAACTCGCTATGATGGTGTGCTTCATTACTGCTACCTTCCCCCTGTCGCTCCTATGGTGAAAGAATAGGGAAGGAATAGGACATTTGGTAGAGCTAACATACAATGTGGTGTTCattgtacagtagtagtagaattttttataattttttatgtgCAGTCAAAGGTCATCTAAATCAAACATGTTTCAATACTTGTCATAAGTCATACAATAGTAGCAGTCCTATCTCACCTTTTCTGGGTGCTCCTGTAGGTAGGATTTCTTTAGGATGGAGGTCTGCTGCTCTGTGGTGGTGACCAGTGGTTTCCTCATAGAGTACTGCCTCCTGTCACTCATATACCTGGAGGTGGGTGCCATGGTAACACTCTTTCGGGGACCACCCCGGTCCCTGCCACCTGTCCCCTTCTCCCCATCTTTGTCATGCTGCGTTGTGGTTGTCCCCGTCCGGATAAACTCTGGAATCCGGGTCTTCCATCGCCCACTGCAGCCCTTGGACTCCATTGGGGAGATGGATGCTGGGAAGGCCCTGTCAACTCCCAGTGCCATGGTTACGGGGAGAGGCCCAGAGATGCGTCATGTGTCCAAGCGACCTCTGAAATTGAcagcaaaaaaatatacatttcagtCTTTAAACAGTTGTTGTGATGTAAACCAAAGACACTTGTGCTGTACTACTGGTACCGTGATCTGTTGTGTGGTCAGGGATGGCAGCACAGATAAGAGGAAGAACACTGCCCTTTGTCCACTTCTGCAGTGTACCTTATAGTAGCATAGCTACAACCAGACAGACCAGCCATATAAACACAAACATTTAGCATCCATCCAGCCACAGCCGCCAGTCAAGTCATGCTGAACTTGCAAATATAAAACCATCATATTAACTGTATTCGTCACGAAGTTGAATAGCTCTCATAAGCTCGATTATATTTAATGATAGTGAGATTCCATCCTGGACTCATTAGGAACCAAAATTATTGTAAATATAATTGTAAAAACAGCTAatgctctgtgtgtctctggggTGTGGCGCTCCCTCTAGCATCCTCCCTGCCGGTTTGAGTATGTCTTGTTGCCatggggcaattccacagtaacggaattacgccaactccgatttttcactttaaaatctataccaaacaaaaaccattgttttcaaagtttaacaaaccgtAGAAGTCTATGCACAATAACTACTTTTAAACAATTTCTACTGGAACATTTCACAAAAACCCATTTaatggaagaactgtgcagacgCAAAGTATtgtaacagaattacggtaaaatctccctccgtttttttatgcgaccacgttttccaaaaactcttaaatatctgctccgaatta from Salvelinus sp. IW2-2015 linkage group LG25, ASM291031v2, whole genome shotgun sequence encodes:
- the cep68 gene encoding centrosomal protein of 68 kDa isoform X1, whose protein sequence is MALGVDRAFPASISPMESKGCSGRWKTRIPEFIRTGTTTTQHDKDGEKGTGGRDRGGPRKSVTMAPTSRYMSDRRQYSMRKPLVTTTEQQTSILKKSYLQEHPEKERQGEGSSNEAHHHSEFDFQTRWAEQKFPDNFNPSQANISTCSASREDLSTSLGVSDLRTGLSHEEPTFSSSYLGSRPGRRSLSSPPLEVRTFSTPLNSKWTSTLLSPLSPSYTPPSRPSRQRWTELRLDAGEVCQSRGGGREMYLNVGPSVGYSNPVLHTMSPHQANYWACAIPSSLPPSPDRRSSSWDPDKEYQALLDYTYPLRPGRVVGGWDTSDAGGGPLIQTDPNLQDSGIDLDRICSSTSLSALDFSLTGTAGVGTARERQMPGIGQRSSELRGLSHPKSSDGRLSSSPLSSADPIGLSVESLDCSGGGGLDPLHRIGEGRYCHHGISSSTTFIRTTSILPQPGCLRGGAWDEEFWSLPEQLEELRGLSRQVREVTAQLSQPVTASWESLERGTTSVQSSMTLAEKQEAEEERKEQEQNEKEEREGDEKQKEVSISEALQYFNKVSKVVHSGESSQAARNSGSRMEAGVAGRGVSRASLREVEAMVDQLSGLTLPEFQRGSQGDQGHRESLMQHIQTFCSNLEELIQWLYTVVERMEVLAPPSVDIESVKSSLADYKRFQREVNAHQPLTTSVLQTGELLLGCMTSTSPVLKETLGLIERQSRALETHSEHLFSSILSAMDSLTQPREPCGAEETGAGDTDSVEVQGTA
- the cep68 gene encoding centrosomal protein of 68 kDa isoform X2, encoding MALGVDRAFPASISPMESKGCSGRWKTRIPEFIRTGTTTTQHDKDGEKGTGGRDRGGPRKSVTMAPTSRYMSDRRQYSMRKPLVTTTEQQTSILKKSYLQEHPEKERQGEGSSNEAHHHSEFDFQTRWAEQKFPDNFNPSQANISTCSASREDLSTSLGVSDLRTGLSHEEPTFSSSYLGSRPGRRSLSSPPLEVRTFSTPLNSKWTSTLLSPLSPSYTPPSRPSRQRWTELRLDAGEVCQSRGGGREMYLNVGPSVGYSNPVLHTMSPHQANYWACAIPSSLPPSPDRRSSSWDPDKEYQALLDYTYPLRPGRVVGGWDTSDAGGGPLIQTDPNLQDSGIDLDRICSSTSLSALDFSLTGTAGVGTARERQMPGIGQRSSELRGLSHPKSSDGRLSSSPLSSADPIGLSVESLDCSGGGGLDPLHRIGEGRYCHHGISSSTTFIRTTSILPQPGCLRGGAWDEEFWSLPEQLEELRGLSRQVREVTAQLSQPVTASWESLERGTTSVQSSMTLAEKQEAEEERKEQEQNEKEEREGDEKQKEVSISEALQYFNKVSKVVHSGESSQAARNSGSRMEAGVAGRGVSRASLREVEAMVDQLSGLTLPEFQRGSQGDQGHRESLMQHIQTFCSNLEELIQWLYTVVERMEVLAPPSVDIESVKSSLADYKRFQREVNAHQPLTTSVLQTGELLLGCMTSTSPGPINEASFTQQ